A portion of the Alphaproteobacteria bacterium CG11_big_fil_rev_8_21_14_0_20_39_49 genome contains these proteins:
- a CDS encoding sigma-54-dependent Fis family transcriptional regulator, giving the protein MRLLILSNPNTQVSVASKIAKDKGASVSQVSDVETALDFVRNGKGADLVMVDVSLDIAGFIAALAAERITIPVIACGITNDSKAAVAAIKAGAKEYIPLPPDEELISSVLEAISSDKSSFIGESQAIKQVINMCDKVAASDASVLITGESGTGKEVVAKYIHNKSKRSGKRMVSVNCAAIPENLLESELFGHEKGAFTGALARRIGKFEEANDSSLLLDEISEMDLRLQAKLLRALQEREIDRVGGNQPVKVNIRVIATSNRDLTEEIKKGNFREDLFFRLNVIHLQLPPLRSRGVDIGIFADYFVKKYCEENGFPKKTISDSAMKKLNSYAWPGNVREMENAMHRAVLISSPQVIEESDIMLSNGSGNDNNAASGSVNNLVGKTIGAVEKDLILNTLDHCLGNRTQAASILGISIRTLRNKLNEYEAA; this is encoded by the coding sequence ATGAGGTTATTAATATTAAGCAACCCTAACACTCAGGTTTCGGTTGCATCAAAAATAGCAAAGGATAAAGGAGCAAGCGTTTCGCAGGTAAGTGATGTTGAAACGGCTCTGGATTTTGTCAGGAACGGCAAAGGAGCCGATCTGGTGATGGTTGATGTAAGTCTGGATATTGCAGGGTTTATAGCAGCTCTTGCAGCAGAAAGAATTACAATTCCCGTTATAGCGTGTGGAATCACCAATGATAGCAAGGCTGCCGTGGCGGCAATTAAGGCGGGTGCTAAGGAATATATCCCGCTGCCTCCCGACGAGGAGTTGATATCATCGGTACTTGAGGCAATTTCAAGCGATAAGAGCAGCTTTATCGGAGAGTCACAGGCTATTAAGCAAGTGATAAATATGTGTGATAAAGTTGCGGCTTCCGATGCAAGTGTTTTGATAACCGGGGAATCGGGTACGGGTAAAGAAGTTGTTGCTAAATATATCCATAATAAAAGCAAGAGAAGCGGCAAAAGAATGGTGTCGGTGAATTGTGCGGCAATTCCTGAAAATTTATTGGAATCAGAGCTATTCGGTCATGAAAAAGGAGCTTTTACAGGTGCTTTGGCAAGAAGGATAGGGAAGTTTGAGGAAGCTAATGATTCATCACTCCTGCTTGATGAGATAAGCGAAATGGATTTGCGTCTTCAGGCAAAATTATTGCGTGCGTTGCAAGAGCGTGAGATTGACAGGGTAGGGGGCAATCAGCCTGTTAAGGTAAATATAAGGGTCATTGCGACCAGTAACAGGGATTTGACCGAGGAAATAAAGAAAGGTAATTTCAGGGAAGACCTGTTTTTCAGGTTAAATGTTATTCATCTGCAACTGCCGCCACTTCGCAGCAGGGGTGTTGATATAGGTATATTTGCCGATTATTTTGTAAAAAAATATTGCGAGGAGAACGGCTTTCCCAAAAAAACAATATCGGATTCGGCAATGAAAAAACTTAATTCATATGCATGGCCGGGCAATGTACGTGAAATGGAAAATGCTATGCATCGGGCGGTGCTTATTTCTTCGCCTCAAGTAATTGAGGAAAGCGACATTATGCTGAGTAACGGTTCGGGCAATGATAATAATGCAGCCTCCGGCTCGGTAAATAATCTGGTAGGCAAAACAATAGGAGCGGTTGAAAAAGACCTGATACTCAACACGCTTGACCATTGTTTGGGCAACCGCACACAAGCTGCAAGTATTCTTGGTATTTCCATCAGGACATTAAGGAATAAGCTGAATGAATATGAGGCGGCTTAG
- a CDS encoding NAD(P)H-dependent glycerol-3-phosphate dehydrogenase, with amino-acid sequence MTGINITKIGVLGAGSWGTALAVSMLRTKKEVLIWSRSEAVASSINTEHFNSYLPDVVIPDGIFSTNNINDVIKCDVLLIVIPAQTIRENCEVLKNAGIGRNVPLVICCKGIEIGTEKLMSEVVKEVLPENPIAILSGPNFANEVAKGLPTCTTIACEEQELGMSLVEALGCHVFRTYYTNDIIGAQIGGAVKNVLAIACGIATGKGLGENARAAIVTRGMAEITRLCVAKGGKAETLMGLSGIGDIMLTCGSRTSRNMSFGYELGKGVSVKELTDGKTKLAEGVATAKSVSELAKSLGVDMPICYAVNDIIFNGADIDKVVMSLLSRPLTAE; translated from the coding sequence ATGACCGGAATCAATATAACAAAAATAGGTGTTCTGGGAGCCGGAAGTTGGGGTACGGCTCTGGCAGTTTCTATGCTGCGTACAAAAAAAGAAGTCCTGATATGGTCACGCTCCGAGGCTGTTGCAAGTTCAATAAACACCGAGCATTTTAATAGCTACCTTCCCGATGTGGTTATCCCTGACGGTATCTTTTCTACAAATAATATTAATGACGTTATTAAGTGCGATGTGTTGTTAATAGTTATACCTGCCCAGACAATAAGAGAAAATTGTGAAGTTTTGAAAAATGCAGGGATAGGCAGAAATGTGCCTTTAGTTATATGTTGTAAAGGCATAGAGATAGGTACGGAAAAGTTAATGTCGGAAGTGGTAAAGGAGGTGTTGCCGGAAAATCCTATAGCGATTTTATCCGGCCCTAATTTTGCTAATGAAGTGGCAAAAGGCTTGCCGACATGTACGACTATAGCATGTGAAGAGCAAGAGTTGGGCATGAGCCTCGTAGAAGCTTTGGGCTGCCATGTTTTCAGGACTTATTACACAAATGACATTATCGGTGCACAGATAGGCGGAGCGGTAAAAAATGTTCTGGCAATTGCGTGCGGCATAGCTACAGGTAAAGGTTTGGGTGAAAACGCACGTGCTGCCATAGTGACAAGAGGAATGGCGGAGATAACCCGCCTTTGTGTTGCTAAAGGCGGCAAGGCAGAGACTTTAATGGGATTAAGCGGTATCGGCGATATAATGCTTACCTGCGGAAGCCGTACATCAAGGAATATGTCGTTCGGTTATGAGTTGGGCAAAGGAGTTTCTGTTAAAGAGCTGACAGATGGGAAGACTAAATTGGCAGAAGGTGTTGCAACCGCAAAATCTGTTTCAGAACTTGCCAAGTCTTTGGGTGTAGATATGCCTATTTGTTATGCCGTAAATGATATTATTTTTAACGGTGCGGATATTGATA
- a CDS encoding adenine phosphoribosyltransferase yields the protein MNNLKQYINSVPNFPKQGIIFRDISPLLRDKYTRTVDELSDLFTAEEWNDIDVIAGIESRGFIFASGLAYKNNKGMVKIRKSGKLPNVHSKISYGLEYGDDALEMQKGGGNILIVDDVLATGGTLTAAAKLCEQTNHKVAGIAVLINLTELNDFRWNNTKVRSVIEY from the coding sequence ATGAACAACTTAAAGCAATATATTAACTCAGTGCCTAACTTTCCTAAACAAGGTATAATATTTCGTGATATCTCACCCTTGCTCAGAGATAAATATACCCGAACAGTTGATGAATTAAGCGACCTGTTCACCGCCGAAGAATGGAATGACATTGATGTAATTGCAGGAATAGAATCCAGAGGCTTTATTTTTGCATCAGGTCTTGCCTATAAAAATAACAAAGGAATGGTAAAAATTCGCAAATCAGGCAAACTACCTAATGTTCATTCTAAAATCAGTTACGGTTTAGAATATGGTGATGATGCCCTTGAGATGCAAAAAGGCGGAGGCAATATATTAATTGTTGACGACGTTCTTGCAACAGGTGGAACATTAACGGCTGCCGCAAAACTATGTGAGCAAACAAACCACAAAGTGGCAGGTATTGCAGTTCTTATAAACCTTACCGAACTTAATGACTTCCGATGGAATAATACAAAAGTCAGAAGTGTAATTGAGTATTAA
- the fliN gene encoding flagellar motor switch protein FliN has product MSDDEIKDNSEGDGVLVADVSDDVDLDSISDIPVEITAVLGSCTMAVSQLLKLGRGAVVTLNRKVGEPIEIFVNNRLVAKGEVVIVENKIGVTMTEIIRSEKD; this is encoded by the coding sequence ATGTCAGATGATGAAATAAAGGATAATAGCGAAGGTGATGGTGTTTTAGTTGCCGATGTATCAGACGATGTTGATCTGGATTCGATATCGGATATACCTGTTGAAATAACAGCGGTTCTGGGTAGTTGCACTATGGCTGTAAGCCAGTTGTTAAAGCTGGGTAGGGGTGCTGTTGTAACGCTCAATAGAAAAGTTGGTGAGCCTATTGAAATATTTGTGAATAACCGCCTTGTTGCAAAAGGTGAGGTGGTTATCGTTGAAAATAAGATAGGTGTTACTATGACGGAAATCATAAGGTCTGAAAAAGATTAG
- a CDS encoding DNA helicase II, which produces MNKQDTSDTLSKDLNEEQFEAVTQIDGPLLVLAGAGTGKTKVLTYRIANILMNGVFPSQILAVTFTNKAAKEMSNRILSLVGERSEGLWLGTFHSIGAKILRRHAEAVGLKSNFTIIDTSDQLRLIKQIFADHKIDEKRWDPKQQMHIINSWKDRGLTPDKVTANDIIDFAGGKSLEIYKDYQSRLRGLNAADFGDLLLHNITIFNENPDILADYQRKFKYILVDEYQDTNIGQYLWLRLLAQKNKNICCVGDDDQSIYGWRGAEVGNILRFERDFAGAKVVRLERNYRSTSNILSAASHLISKNSDRLGKTLWTQDNEGEPIKLLLTWDDKEEAKQVAEEIEALQQIKRHGLNQMAILVRAGFQTRAFEECFINRGIPYKVIGGLRFYERMEIKDLISYIRVTAQPDDSLALERIINIPKRGIGSGTLQSIYETSRLYGISMFESIKLMLSEDSFKPKISKTLSDLTNDFVRWGNLAKEMTVAEFAEVIAKESGYISMWKQDASLEAQGRLDNIKELLRALEEFESIEEFLEHVSLVSDIDNLNHDNMVSIMTLHAAKGLEFDTVFLPGWEEGTFPHQRAIDDKAKSGLEEERRLAYVGITRARKNLYILSAANRRIYGQYQSSIPSRFIEELPQENIEKINLNNGFNFPAPSSNFEDGASYSPKPSPYAPTKKSSTGTARTSPEGFSVGKKVSHPKFGNGIVLNVNGDQLEIAFEGMGIKKVIDRYVTLKN; this is translated from the coding sequence ATGAATAAACAAGATACGTCCGATACATTATCTAAAGACCTGAACGAAGAGCAATTTGAGGCTGTTACACAAATAGACGGCCCTTTACTGGTGTTGGCAGGTGCAGGCACGGGAAAGACAAAAGTCCTCACATACCGTATCGCAAATATTTTAATGAACGGAGTTTTCCCTAGTCAGATTCTTGCTGTTACTTTTACAAATAAAGCTGCAAAAGAAATGTCCAACAGAATTTTATCATTAGTAGGAGAGCGGTCGGAAGGGTTATGGCTTGGAACATTTCACTCAATCGGTGCAAAGATTCTACGCCGCCATGCCGAGGCTGTAGGGCTAAAATCCAACTTTACTATTATAGATACAAGTGACCAGTTACGCTTGATTAAACAAATTTTCGCCGACCATAAAATAGATGAAAAACGCTGGGATCCAAAACAGCAGATGCATATAATAAATAGCTGGAAAGACCGCGGACTGACACCGGATAAAGTAACGGCAAATGACATAATCGATTTTGCGGGCGGAAAATCACTGGAAATTTACAAAGATTATCAATCCCGCCTTAGAGGGTTGAATGCAGCCGATTTTGGCGATTTACTCCTGCATAACATTACTATTTTCAATGAAAATCCCGATATTCTTGCCGACTATCAAAGAAAGTTTAAGTATATACTGGTAGACGAGTATCAGGACACGAATATAGGGCAGTATTTATGGCTAAGGCTTCTGGCACAGAAGAATAAAAATATCTGCTGTGTAGGAGATGACGACCAGTCCATATATGGCTGGCGTGGTGCTGAAGTGGGAAATATATTACGCTTTGAAAGGGATTTTGCAGGTGCAAAAGTAGTAAGGCTGGAGAGGAATTACCGCTCCACATCTAATATATTATCCGCCGCATCTCACCTTATATCCAAAAATTCTGACAGGCTCGGCAAAACCCTATGGACGCAGGATAATGAGGGCGAGCCTATAAAGCTGCTTCTGACATGGGACGATAAGGAGGAGGCAAAGCAGGTTGCTGAGGAAATAGAGGCATTGCAGCAGATAAAACGCCACGGTTTAAACCAAATGGCTATTTTGGTAAGGGCGGGTTTTCAGACCAGAGCCTTTGAAGAATGCTTCATTAACAGGGGCATACCCTATAAAGTTATAGGCGGCTTGCGTTTCTACGAACGCATGGAAATAAAGGACTTGATATCTTATATAAGAGTTACAGCCCAGCCCGATGACAGCCTTGCTTTAGAACGAATTATTAACATTCCCAAACGTGGAATCGGCTCCGGTACATTGCAGTCAATTTATGAAACCTCTCGTCTTTATGGAATTTCAATGTTTGAATCTATCAAACTTATGTTGTCTGAGGATAGCTTTAAACCGAAAATTTCTAAAACGCTATCTGACTTGACAAACGACTTTGTCAGATGGGGAAATTTAGCAAAAGAAATGACCGTTGCAGAATTTGCTGAAGTTATCGCTAAAGAGTCAGGATATATATCAATGTGGAAGCAAGACGCAAGCCTTGAGGCACAGGGGCGACTTGATAATATAAAAGAGCTTTTACGTGCTTTGGAAGAATTTGAATCTATAGAAGAATTTCTTGAACATGTAAGCCTTGTATCGGATATAGATAATCTGAACCATGATAATATGGTAAGCATAATGACCCTTCATGCGGCTAAAGGGTTAGAATTTGATACTGTATTCCTACCCGGTTGGGAAGAAGGAACCTTCCCGCATCAACGTGCTATTGACGATAAAGCAAAAAGCGGCTTAGAAGAAGAACGCCGGCTTGCTTATGTAGGAATTACAAGAGCCAGAAAGAACCTATATATATTATCGGCTGCAAATAGAAGAATTTACGGACAATATCAAAGCAGCATACCTTCACGTTTTATTGAAGAATTGCCACAGGAAAATATTGAGAAGATAAACCTTAATAACGGCTTTAACTTCCCTGCCCCTTCGTCTAATTTTGAAGACGGAGCGTCTTACTCTCCGAAACCTTCACCTTACGCACCTACAAAAAAATCAAGCACAGGCACAGCCAGGACCAGCCCCGAAGGTTTTAGCGTCGGGAAAAAAGTATCTCACCCTAAATTCGGCAACGGTATCGTTTTAAACGTCAATGGCGACCAGCTTGAAATAGCATTTGAGGGCATGGGAATCAAGAAGGTTATTGACAGGTATGTAACACTAAAGAACTAA
- the fliG gene encoding flagellar motor switch protein FliG yields MANIDNYAKLSGLEKASIVLMSVNESNATKIFSIMHDDEIKEISHCMSGLGTVSAEVVEQLFFDFSNSVSETLSFVGNLDNTEKLLAKALGKERVDGIMEDIRGPAGRNTWDKLGNVSEEILASYLKTEYPQTVALIVSKLKPAHSARVLAMLPEDFTFEVMLRMLEMDNVKKEVLDNVEKALRAEFISTVSKTQKLDNDEMMAEIFNNFDRTSEAKFMGMLEDNSPEAAEKIKNLMFTFEDLIKTDAQGIQALLRVADKTKLTVALKGASEEVRDLFVKNMSARASKIMLDEMESMGPVRLRDVDEAQSEIIIQAKDLINSGEMNLAQGDGDEDELVY; encoded by the coding sequence ATGGCTAATATTGATAACTACGCAAAGTTAAGCGGTCTTGAAAAGGCTTCGATTGTCCTTATGTCGGTTAACGAGAGTAATGCGACCAAGATATTTAGCATAATGCATGATGATGAGATAAAGGAAATATCTCATTGTATGTCAGGCTTGGGTACGGTAAGTGCTGAAGTTGTTGAGCAGTTGTTCTTTGATTTTTCTAACTCCGTTTCTGAAACGCTGTCATTTGTCGGTAACCTTGATAATACGGAAAAACTCCTTGCGAAGGCTCTTGGAAAAGAGAGAGTTGACGGAATTATGGAAGATATCAGAGGTCCTGCCGGACGTAATACATGGGATAAGTTGGGAAATGTTAGTGAGGAGATACTTGCATCATACCTTAAAACCGAGTATCCGCAAACGGTTGCCCTTATAGTATCAAAGTTAAAACCTGCACATTCTGCAAGGGTTCTTGCTATGCTTCCTGAGGATTTTACTTTTGAGGTAATGCTTCGAATGCTTGAGATGGATAACGTTAAAAAAGAAGTCCTTGATAATGTTGAAAAAGCATTAAGAGCCGAGTTCATCAGTACCGTTTCCAAGACTCAGAAACTTGATAATGATGAGATGATGGCTGAGATATTCAACAATTTTGACAGGACAAGCGAAGCTAAATTTATGGGAATGTTGGAAGATAACAGCCCTGAGGCGGCGGAGAAAATCAAGAACCTTATGTTTACCTTTGAAGATCTTATTAAAACAGATGCACAGGGAATACAAGCATTATTGCGGGTTGCCGATAAAACCAAGCTTACCGTTGCCCTTAAAGGTGCGAGTGAAGAAGTGCGGGATTTATTTGTGAAAAATATGTCGGCTCGTGCGTCTAAGATTATGCTGGACGAGATGGAATCTATGGGACCTGTAAGGCTGCGTGATGTTGATGAGGCCCAAAGCGAGATAATTATTCAGGCGAAGGATTTAATCAATAGCGGTGAAATGAATCTGGCTCAGGGTGATGGTGACGAAGATGAGCTTGTATATTAA
- a CDS encoding cobalamin biosynthesis protein CbiX, translated as MKYLLLVAHGSRREESNDEVRQLAKKLNDMQHGFDEVGAAFLELAEPLIPEGIINAVDKGATEVVVMPYFLSAGRHVVSDVPSDVESVKAKYPHIKITLAPYIGSSPKLLDVILEMAEG; from the coding sequence ATGAAATACCTTTTATTAGTAGCACATGGCAGCAGACGGGAAGAGTCCAACGATGAAGTTAGGCAGCTTGCCAAAAAGTTAAATGATATGCAGCATGGGTTTGATGAAGTGGGTGCGGCATTTTTGGAACTTGCCGAGCCTCTTATTCCCGAAGGTATAATTAATGCCGTTGATAAAGGGGCCACGGAAGTTGTTGTTATGCCATATTTTTTATCGGCAGGAAGGCATGTTGTTTCCGATGTTCCCTCAGATGTAGAGTCAGTGAAGGCAAAGTACCCACACATCAAAATTACATTAGCACCATATATTGGCTCGTCACCAAAATTACTTGACGTTATTCTTGAAATGGCGGAGGGTTAA
- the fliF gene encoding flagellar M-ring protein FliF, with translation MSDTAQLFKDMGPSKLGMMGVVAVIILGSFIYMSFRLSTPAVVQLFSGLDSGDSSKIAARLEGMGVYYEVLSGGSQIMVPRDKVLSIRMNLAEQGLPSGRANVGYELFDKKEGIGVSNFVNNVNLIRALEGELGRTITAFNQVQSARVHLVIPKQDLFAKKKSEPTASIILSLRGNEGLGSSEIAAISHLVATAVPNLDVNKITIVDTKGRPFKKGASGANDAGMTASTNEEFRIQYENRLKNVIEDLLSRSVGVGKVEAEVSAEVDFDREIIDSEIYDPDGQVARSVQTIEETESSSDGVNGQVTAGNNIPGQTADTGAAASESNLARINEITNYEVSKTIRKQIKETGEVKRLSIAVLVDGTYEYDEETEEYIYSERPAEELDKLAKLVKSAVGYDEIRGDKVEVINMKFSTEIASKITEDPFAWLKHDIGNIIQTIVIGLVLTLVILLVVKPMVRRAFEITKSDTVEEELEAALAGQDLEELAQITGQHEKVSERESLIDLDSIESKMNKTSLAAINDLVERHPEETVTILRNWMEADNKN, from the coding sequence ATGAGCGATACGGCACAGCTGTTTAAAGATATGGGACCTTCCAAATTAGGTATGATGGGCGTTGTGGCGGTCATTATACTCGGTTCGTTCATATATATGTCGTTTAGGCTTTCTACTCCGGCGGTTGTCCAGTTATTTAGCGGTCTTGATTCGGGAGATAGCAGTAAGATTGCTGCGAGGCTGGAAGGCATGGGGGTCTATTATGAGGTTTTGTCGGGCGGCTCACAGATTATGGTTCCCCGTGATAAGGTTTTAAGTATCCGTATGAATCTTGCCGAGCAAGGGCTTCCTTCGGGGCGTGCCAATGTAGGTTACGAGCTTTTTGATAAAAAAGAGGGAATCGGAGTCTCAAATTTCGTAAATAACGTAAATCTCATAAGGGCTTTAGAAGGGGAGTTGGGAAGAACCATAACTGCCTTCAATCAGGTGCAAAGTGCAAGGGTGCATCTGGTAATACCCAAGCAGGATTTATTTGCGAAAAAAAAATCCGAACCTACCGCCTCAATAATTTTAAGCCTGAGAGGCAATGAGGGGCTGGGGTCATCTGAAATAGCCGCAATAAGCCATCTGGTTGCTACGGCTGTTCCTAATCTGGATGTGAACAAGATAACCATAGTGGATACCAAGGGACGCCCTTTCAAAAAAGGTGCAAGCGGTGCTAATGATGCGGGAATGACGGCTTCAACGAATGAAGAGTTCAGGATTCAGTATGAGAACCGCCTGAAAAATGTAATAGAAGATTTGTTATCACGTTCCGTAGGTGTGGGGAAGGTTGAGGCGGAAGTATCTGCCGAAGTTGATTTTGACAGGGAAATTATAGATTCGGAAATTTATGATCCGGATGGTCAGGTAGCAAGATCCGTTCAGACGATAGAGGAGACTGAATCTTCATCTGACGGGGTTAACGGTCAGGTAACGGCAGGTAATAATATCCCCGGGCAAACTGCCGATACGGGGGCGGCAGCTTCCGAAAGTAATTTAGCAAGAATTAATGAGATAACTAATTATGAAGTTTCAAAGACCATCAGAAAACAGATAAAGGAAACAGGTGAGGTAAAAAGGCTTTCTATTGCCGTTTTAGTAGACGGTACTTATGAATATGACGAGGAAACCGAAGAATATATATATAGTGAAAGACCTGCAGAAGAGCTGGACAAACTTGCAAAGCTTGTAAAATCAGCCGTAGGATATGACGAGATCAGAGGTGATAAGGTTGAAGTTATCAATATGAAGTTCTCTACGGAGATTGCAAGCAAAATCACAGAAGACCCTTTTGCGTGGCTAAAGCATGATATAGGAAACATCATACAAACAATAGTTATAGGGCTGGTTCTTACCCTTGTGATATTACTGGTTGTTAAACCGATGGTAAGGCGTGCGTTTGAAATTACAAAATCCGATACGGTAGAAGAAGAGCTTGAGGCTGCCTTAGCCGGTCAGGATTTGGAGGAACTGGCACAAATAACCGGTCAGCATGAAAAGGTGAGCGAAAGGGAATCGTTAATAGATCTCGATAGCATTGAATCCAAGATGAACAAGACATCATTAGCGGCAATAAATGATCTGGTCGAGCGTCACCCGGAGGAAACCGTAACCATACTAAGAAATTGGATGGAAGCTGATAATAAAAACTAG
- a CDS encoding flagellar motor protein MotA: protein MQRSIKHKLVDASTIVGILVAFSLVSTAIYIGGNPEGFFDIRSVLIVILGTFFVTMACFSFPEIIQAQLAMIRTIFYPSEDVSKAAMNAVEIAEISRVKGSLELDSYSHLTRHNPFLKDGVNMIVDHINISEIEGVMNNEVEALAYRHAKSVAVLRKAAEVSPAMGLIGTLIGLVQMLGNLEDTSTIGPSMAVALLTTFYGAIISYMFFSPIASKLERNTKDELLIAKIYIHAVKSIANRESPRKLELLLNSIIPPTKRINYFSARRNMSSKTG from the coding sequence ATGCAACGATCCATAAAACATAAGCTTGTTGATGCCTCAACGATTGTCGGGATATTGGTCGCCTTCTCGCTGGTAAGCACTGCCATATATATCGGCGGTAATCCTGAGGGGTTTTTCGATATAAGATCGGTGCTTATCGTTATTTTAGGAACGTTCTTTGTGACTATGGCGTGTTTTTCGTTTCCTGAAATAATACAGGCACAGCTTGCTATGATACGTACAATATTTTATCCGAGTGAGGACGTGTCAAAAGCCGCTATGAATGCTGTTGAAATAGCCGAGATATCACGTGTTAAAGGTTCACTTGAACTGGACAGCTACTCACATCTTACAAGACATAATCCGTTCTTGAAAGACGGTGTTAATATGATAGTGGATCATATTAATATTTCGGAGATTGAAGGGGTTATGAACAATGAGGTTGAAGCACTTGCATACAGGCACGCAAAAAGTGTTGCGGTATTAAGGAAGGCTGCGGAGGTATCGCCTGCTATGGGGTTGATAGGTACTTTGATAGGATTGGTGCAGATGTTGGGCAATCTTGAAGATACGTCAACTATCGGTCCTTCAATGGCGGTTGCCCTTTTAACAACCTTCTATGGTGCGATAATATCATACATGTTTTTCTCGCCCATAGCTTCCAAGCTGGAGAGGAATACAAAAGATGAACTGCTGATAGCTAAAATATATATCCATGCTGTAAAATCTATCGCAAACAGGGAGAGTCCCAGAAAACTTGAACTATTATTAAATAGTATTATACCTCCTACCAAGCGTATTAATTATTTTTCTGCACGCCGGAATATGTCGAGTAAGACGGGATAA
- a CDS encoding cysteine--tRNA ligase, which translates to MTIKLHNTLTKKKTDFKPIDKTNVRMYVCGPTVYDRAHIGNARAVVVFDALYRVLMNEYGKEHVTYARNITDVDDKINAASKERGIDISELTVQTTKMFHDDMAALNCIAPNIEPRATEHIPQMIDMCKILINNGNAYEADGHVLFSVQSDPHYGHLSRRSREEMVAGARVEIAPYKKDPADFVLWKPSKTDEPGWDSPWGRGRPGWHIECSVMSTKYLGETFDIHGGGADLQFPHHENEIAQSCCAYPNSEFAKYWVHNGFLSVEGEKMSKSLGNFITVNDLLEKGVDGIAIRYALLATHYRKPLDWNKKALYDAYTSLNRFFSVLKKHNGEDFKVPNEFIEALKEDLNTPKALAIMHKYSNEGEASKLKACAKFIDILPDEKYANKLNNSSHKTLEYIGFIGGTEIDYTSPYGSNHIHDEKRALYEISDSEINDLIEKRKVAREQKDWAESDRIRDELSSKGIVLKDNPDGTTEWNKKTII; encoded by the coding sequence ATGACCATAAAACTACACAACACCCTCACCAAGAAGAAAACCGACTTCAAACCGATAGATAAAACAAACGTACGCATGTATGTCTGCGGTCCTACGGTTTATGACAGGGCGCATATAGGCAATGCAAGGGCTGTAGTGGTTTTTGACGCTTTATACAGGGTTCTTATGAACGAATACGGCAAAGAGCATGTTACCTATGCCCGTAATATAACTGATGTTGACGACAAGATAAATGCGGCATCTAAGGAGCGTGGCATTGATATTTCGGAACTTACCGTACAGACAACGAAAATGTTCCATGATGACATGGCGGCACTTAATTGTATTGCACCGAATATTGAACCACGAGCTACCGAACATATACCTCAGATGATAGATATGTGTAAGATTCTTATCAATAACGGTAATGCATATGAAGCTGACGGACATGTATTGTTCAGCGTACAAAGCGATCCGCATTACGGTCACTTATCGCGCCGTAGCCGTGAGGAAATGGTAGCCGGTGCAAGGGTAGAGATAGCCCCGTATAAGAAAGACCCTGCCGATTTTGTGTTATGGAAACCGTCTAAAACCGATGAACCGGGCTGGGATAGCCCGTGGGGGCGTGGTCGCCCCGGTTGGCATATTGAATGCTCGGTAATGAGTACAAAATACCTAGGTGAAACATTTGATATTCACGGTGGCGGTGCAGACCTGCAATTTCCCCATCATGAAAATGAGATAGCCCAAAGCTGTTGTGCGTATCCGAATAGTGAATTTGCAAAATATTGGGTTCATAACGGCTTTTTGAGCGTTGAAGGCGAAAAAATGAGCAAGAGCCTAGGCAATTTTATAACTGTAAATGATTTATTAGAAAAAGGCGTAGATGGTATAGCAATTCGTTACGCCCTGCTAGCTACACATTATAGAAAGCCGCTGGATTGGAATAAGAAAGCTTTATATGACGCATATACATCATTGAATAGATTTTTCAGCGTCCTAAAAAAACATAACGGAGAAGACTTCAAAGTCCCTAATGAATTTATTGAAGCACTAAAAGAAGATTTAAATACACCTAAAGCATTAGCAATAATGCATAAATATTCAAACGAAGGGGAAGCGTCAAAACTTAAAGCATGTGCTAAATTTATTGATATACTACCTGATGAAAAGTACGCCAATAAATTAAATAATTCATCTCACAAAACTCTTGAATATATCGGCTTTATTGGAGGTACTGAAATTGATTACACGTCTCCATATGGAAGTAATCATATTCATGATGAAAAGCGGGCACTATATGAAATTTCCGACTCTGAAATAAACGACTTGATAGAGAAAAGGAAAGTAGCTAGAGAACAAAAGGACTGGGCAGAATCCGATCGTATTCGTGATGAACTTTCTAGCAAAGGCATTGTACTGAAAGACAATCCAGATGGCACTACGGAGTGGAACAAAAAAACAATTATATAA